The following are encoded in a window of Chionomys nivalis chromosome X, mChiNiv1.1, whole genome shotgun sequence genomic DNA:
- the Tex13b gene encoding testis-expressed protein 13B, with amino-acid sequence MNPEDPSSGFRHDKVLTFINEQMSKQPEGSAFYQENLSLSWEEVEEKLRLLLEDNEMPSQAQEACAWGGLALGVRFAWRQGHLLRRRVQWLHDFASLHRSAAHALASDLKKLTDQQEMERKEAAFQLQLAHTRLAELQRERDLMRLKLLHTELRAFPVGEMSGATRAPATAGAAKAETQNAGETEEVTASDRAVGEPEKEVAMAAPRELEGTGELGGSIAGHFGVMDWKDYGILKAYRLCQHQMQTRTSVTVQPLKRTLPYSPVGIPWTGLNRKLH; translated from the exons ATGAATCCCGAGGATCCCTCTAGCGGGTTCCGGCATGACAAGGTGTTAACGTTCATCAACGAGCAAATGTCCAAGCAACCAGAAGGCTCTGCGTTCTACCAAGAGAACCTGTCCCTgtcctgggaggaggtggaagaaaaGCTCCGACTCCTCCTGGAGGATAACGAGATGCCTAGCCAGGCTCAGGAAGCCTGTGCCTGGGGTGGCCTGGCCCTGGGTGTTCGCTTTGCTTGGAGGCAAGGCCACTTGCTAAGGCGCCGGGTGCAGTGGCTGCACGACTTCGCCTCCCTGCACCGGTCAGCGGCACATGCCTTGGCATCGGACCTGAAGAAGCTCACAGACCAGCAAGAGATGGAGCGCAAGGAGGCGGCCTTCCAGCTTCAACTGGCCCATACCAGACTGGCGGAGTTGCAGAGAGAGCGGGACCTGATGAGACTGAAGCTCCTACACACA GAGCTGAGGGCCTTTCCAGTTGGAGAGATGTCAGGCGCGACTAGAGCCCCTGCTACTGCTGGAGCAGCAAAAGCAGAAACACAAAATgcaggagagacagaagaggTGACAGCTAGTGATAGAGCAGTGGGTGAGCCAGAAAAGGAGGTAGCCATGGCTGCCCCCAGGGAGCTGGAAGGCACAGGAGAGCTGGGAGGAAGCATTGCGGGTCACTTTGGAGTTATGGATTGGAAAGATTATG GAATTCTGAAAGCCTATAGATTATGCCAGCACCAGATGCAAACAAGGACTTCTGTGACTGTACAGCCTCTTAAGAGAACGCTTCCATATTCCCCAGTGGGCATACCATGGACAGGTCTGAACAGGAAACTCCACTAA